A stretch of DNA from Sulfurovum zhangzhouensis:
CTTAAAGACCGTATCATTATGCTAAGTGGCGAGGTAAACGATGCTGTAGCCTCGACGATCGTTGCACAGATGCTATTTTTGGAAGCACAGGATCCTGACAAGGATATCTACTTCTATATCAACTCACCGGGTGGTGTGATCACAGCGGGAATGTCGATCTTTGATACGATGAACTACATCAAACCTGATGTTGTGACGATCTGTATGGGGCAGGCAGCCTCTATGGGTGCATTCCTACTCTCTTCAGGGACTCCGGGTAAACGTTATGCACTGCCGCATGCACGTATCATGATCCACCAACCGCTTGGTGGAGCTCAAGGACAGTCTACAGATATTCAGATCCAGGCAAAAGAGATCCAAAGGCTGAAAGACACGCTCAATGAGATCTTGGCAAAACAGACAGGAAAGACACTGAAAAAGATAGAAAAAGATACAGATAGAGATTTCTTTATGTCTTCAGAAGAAGCTGCAGAGTACGGTCTGATCGACAAAGTATTGGAAAAAAGTTTTTCGTAAAATAGGACGCAAAATGAACAAAGTCCATTATTACTACGTTAACACTGGGTTCTCTTCAGCAGAGAGCTCACGCAACTTGTTGCATGGAGGAGAGAACTAAGGTATGGTTAGAGAGATTGTCGTATATCCGGATAAGAGATTAAAGCTTGTCTCTAAAGAGGTAGAAACATTTAACGGTGCCTTGCATGATCTGCTGGATGACATGTACGATACAATGATTCAAAGCAATGGTGTAGGTCTTGCTGCAATCCAGGTAGGCATCGATCAGAGGATACTGATCATTAATGAACCTAATGAAAATGATGCACAGCTAAGAGAAAATACCTTAGAGATGATCAACCCTGTGATTATAGAAAAGAGCGGTGCTACAAAGTATCAGGAGGGATGTCTCTCTGTTCCCGGATACTATGATGATGTAGAACGCTATCAATATGTCAAAGTAGAGTACCTGGATAGAAACGGTCAATCACATACGATTGAAAATGACGGCTTTCTTGCTATTGCGATCCAACATGAGATGGATCATTTGGATGGAAAGGTCTTTGTAGAAAAACTCTCATTTACAAAACGTAAACGTTTTGAAAAAGAGTGGAAAAAACGTCAAAAAGTCTCCTAACTCATAACGAAGAGATAAAATTGTAAAGAGAGAACAAAGCTCTCTTTGCACGATCCTTTTATTATACCCCCTGTGCGATCAATGCATTTGCTACACGTTTAAATCCAAGGATATTAGCCCCGGAAGCCAGATCAAGACCTAATGAGTATTTATCACAGGTTTTTTTGATATCTTTATAGATCTTTGACATGATGCCCTGAAGTTTTTCGTCGACCTCTGCAGCACTCATATAGTTGAGTGAATTATTCTGGCTCATCTCTAGGACTGATACTGCTACACCACCCGCATTCGCTGCTTTTGCCGGGGCAAAGATGATTTTGTTTTTCATGAAGAGTTCTATACCTTGCGGCGTTGTAGGCATGTTTGCACCTTCAGCAATGATCTTTATCTCATTATCAATCAGTTTTTGTGCACTCTCTTCTCCCAGTTCATTCTGTGTTGCACAAGGAAAGGCAGCAAAACATGGAATGCTCCATACATAACTTCCGCCTTCATAATCCTCTCTTTTGACATATGTGGCTGCTTTTCTCTCTTCTGCATAGTCTTCCAGAGAAGCACGATTGACCAGTTTGATCTGTTTAAGCAGGGCAAGATCGATCCCGTTAGGATCATGTATGGTGCCTTTTGAGTCTGAACAGGTTACCGGAATGGCACCGATGTCATAAAGCTTCTCGATGGCATGGATCGCTACGTTACCGCTTCCGCTGATGGTACAGATCTTTCCTTTGAGTGTCTCTCCCATATCCTCAAGCAGTGTTTGCGTAAAGTAGACCAGACCATAACCGGTTGCTGAGGCTCTTCCCTTACTTCCGCCAAGAGCGATAGGTTTGGATGTGATGATACTGTCATAACTGTTGGTCAGTGTTTTGTATTGACCAAAGAGATAGCCGACCTCTCGTTCACCCACACCGATATCTCCACCGAGGATATCGATATCCGCACCGATACTGTTATAGAAGGCTGTCATAAATGCCTGACAGAACTTCATGATCTCTTTATCGCTTTTGCCTTTAGGGTCAAAGTCCGCTCCCCCTTTTGCACCGCCGATATGCAACCCGGTAATAGCATTTTTGAAGATCTGCTCAAAAGCAAGGAACTTTAGAATATCAGGATTCACTGATGGATGAAATCGTACACCTCCTTTGTACGGACCCAATGCATTGTTGAACTGTACACGGTAACCGTTGTTCACTTGAATGTTGTTTTTGTCATCCAGCCATTCGATCTTAAAACGGATCTCTCTGTTTGGATAGATGATACGTTCGATGATATTGTTCTCAAGATACTTTGGATTTTCTTTTATAACAGGTTTGATCGAGGTGAGTACCTCTTCTAATGCTTGAAAAAATGTAATGTCGGACTGACAGTTAGTCAATTTAGCCCGGTTCATGGCCTCTGTAATGTAATTCAAGTTTCATCCTTTATCTTAAAAGTCTATATTGTTGATATTATAGTCAAAGTTCACAACGGAAGTTTAATCTCTTCATGCTTTTTTGAAAAATATGACAATATGACATCCTTTTAAATCTCCATTATGTTAGATTGTTTAACGAAGGTGTATTGATGGATAAAGCGATTAGGGGGAGTTATAAATTTATTAGGGGATTCCCGACTAATGTCGGGAATGTTATTAGAATACTGAACAAATCGCTTTAGTAACGATGAATCCACCGATCACCAGCCATGCGAACATTGCTGATGCTGTATAGATCGGTGCGAGTCCCAGTCCTTTGAACTTCGCAAAACGTGTTCCCATACCAAGAGCAGTCATCGCCATCGTAAGTAGGAACGTATCGATCTCGTTGATCACGCTTACGATATCTGTAGGTACAAGGTGTAGTGAGTTGAAACCTGCAACACCGATGAAGTAAACTGCGAACCAAGGGATCACAAGTTTTACTTTTTCACCTGCACCACCCTCTTTTCTAGCAGTGTAGCTTAAGTAGATACCAAGGATGATCAGCATCGGAGCGATCATGATCACTCTTGTCATCTTAACGATCACGGCTGCATCTGCCATCTCTTTAGGTGCATTTGGGATAGAAGCAGGAACAGCAACAACTTGAGCAACCTCGTGGATCGTACCACCCACATAGATACCGAACTCTCTAGCAGTCATATGCAAGAATCCAACTGCCGGTTCAATGATCGCACTATAGAGTACCGGGTAGAGGAACATAGAGATCGTACCGAAAAGTACCACCATAGATACAGCGATCGCTGCTTTATACTCTTCAGACTTCAGTACAGGCTCTGTCGCAAGTACCGCAGCTGCACCACACACTGATGCTCCAGAGGCAGTCAACATAGAAGTATCTTTTTCCATACCAAAGATCTTATGACCCAACCATGTACCCAGGATAAACGTAGAAGCCAGCATGATAAGAGAAACAAGGAATCCTGCCATACCTACATCAATGATCTCTTGGAAAGTCAGTCTGAAACCGTAGAAGACGATTGCAAAACGGAGGATCTTTTTCGCCGAGAAAGTGATCCCTCCCTGCCATGCTTCAGGCGTCTTGTTATGTAGAGTGTTGGCATAGAAGATACCGATCACGATACCGATGACAAGTGGAGAGATACCCATTGCCTGTACAGCAGGGAATTGGGAGATAAATGTCGCTGCAGCCGCAAAGATCGCTACAAACAAGATACCGCTGATCGTATCTTTTCTTTTTTCTGGAGAAAAAGGCATAAGCTTCCTTCATAATTTTTTATTATTCATGGAATTATACTGATTTTTGGGTATACTTTCAAAATCAATAAAATTGAACTAAATTTTAAATATTATCAATTATAAATATTATAAGGGAAATTTATTATGAAATTAACATTACGGCAGATGGAGATATTTATCAATGTAGTTGCATCAGGTCACTTGACCAATGTAGCAAAAGAGATGAATCTTAGTCAATCAGCAATTTCTATGTCTATCAAGGAACTTGAAAATATTTTGGGAAGACCGGTTTTTGACCGTATCAATAAAAAGTTGGTGCTCAATGAAGTGGGAAGAGCTTTCTATAAAGAGATAGAGCCTATATATAGAAAGCTTTCTGATATAGAATTTGAATTCAAGAACTCTGAAAATAAAGGAGTGATCCGTGTAGGGGCCAGTACAACGATCGTGGATTACTTGATGCCTTCAATTATCTGTAGCTATATGAGCGCTTATCCTGAGGTGAAGATCGTACTTAAAGAAGGTAACACAAAAGAGATCGCGCAGATGATCGAGGAAGGATCGATCGATATCGGATTTGTAGAAGGTTTTGTATCGGGATCGGATATCGTAAAAGAGAAGATCGGGATCGATGACCTGATCGTAGTCACTGCAGATAAGGAAATTGCTAAAA
This window harbors:
- the clpP gene encoding ATP-dependent Clp endopeptidase proteolytic subunit ClpP, which codes for MSYIPYVVEQTGRGERSYDIYSRLLKDRIIMLSGEVNDAVASTIVAQMLFLEAQDPDKDIYFYINSPGGVITAGMSIFDTMNYIKPDVVTICMGQAASMGAFLLSSGTPGKRYALPHARIMIHQPLGGAQGQSTDIQIQAKEIQRLKDTLNEILAKQTGKTLKKIEKDTDRDFFMSSEEAAEYGLIDKVLEKSFS
- the def gene encoding peptide deformylase yields the protein MVREIVVYPDKRLKLVSKEVETFNGALHDLLDDMYDTMIQSNGVGLAAIQVGIDQRILIINEPNENDAQLRENTLEMINPVIIEKSGATKYQEGCLSVPGYYDDVERYQYVKVEYLDRNGQSHTIENDGFLAIAIQHEMDHLDGKVFVEKLSFTKRKRFEKEWKKRQKVS
- the gdhA gene encoding NADP-specific glutamate dehydrogenase, whose translation is MNYITEAMNRAKLTNCQSDITFFQALEEVLTSIKPVIKENPKYLENNIIERIIYPNREIRFKIEWLDDKNNIQVNNGYRVQFNNALGPYKGGVRFHPSVNPDILKFLAFEQIFKNAITGLHIGGAKGGADFDPKGKSDKEIMKFCQAFMTAFYNSIGADIDILGGDIGVGEREVGYLFGQYKTLTNSYDSIITSKPIALGGSKGRASATGYGLVYFTQTLLEDMGETLKGKICTISGSGNVAIHAIEKLYDIGAIPVTCSDSKGTIHDPNGIDLALLKQIKLVNRASLEDYAEERKAATYVKREDYEGGSYVWSIPCFAAFPCATQNELGEESAQKLIDNEIKIIAEGANMPTTPQGIELFMKNKIIFAPAKAANAGGVAVSVLEMSQNNSLNYMSAAEVDEKLQGIMSKIYKDIKKTCDKYSLGLDLASGANILGFKRVANALIAQGV
- a CDS encoding YeiH family protein, with translation MPFSPEKRKDTISGILFVAIFAAAATFISQFPAVQAMGISPLVIGIVIGIFYANTLHNKTPEAWQGGITFSAKKILRFAIVFYGFRLTFQEIIDVGMAGFLVSLIMLASTFILGTWLGHKIFGMEKDTSMLTASGASVCGAAAVLATEPVLKSEEYKAAIAVSMVVLFGTISMFLYPVLYSAIIEPAVGFLHMTAREFGIYVGGTIHEVAQVVAVPASIPNAPKEMADAAVIVKMTRVIMIAPMLIILGIYLSYTARKEGGAGEKVKLVIPWFAVYFIGVAGFNSLHLVPTDIVSVINEIDTFLLTMAMTALGMGTRFAKFKGLGLAPIYTASAMFAWLVIGGFIVTKAICSVF
- a CDS encoding LysR family transcriptional regulator; translated protein: MKLTLRQMEIFINVVASGHLTNVAKEMNLSQSAISMSIKELENILGRPVFDRINKKLVLNEVGRAFYKEIEPIYRKLSDIEFEFKNSENKGVIRVGASTTIVDYLMPSIICSYMSAYPEVKIVLKEGNTKEIAQMIEEGSIDIGFVEGFVSGSDIVKEKIGIDDLIVVTADKEIAKKEVFIDEIANNRWVLREEGSGTREVFLDYIKEKVDSLNIFLELGHTESIKSILNNRSCLTCISKIAVEDELKSGKLFHVPVKNFDCKRDFLMIHHKDKYHSSLFEKFVFFSRKLMVQMIEEQKCSLDVVKDLEKSS